One stretch of Euphorbia lathyris chromosome 7, ddEupLath1.1, whole genome shotgun sequence DNA includes these proteins:
- the LOC136201438 gene encoding 2-isopropylmalate synthase 2, chloroplastic-like, giving the protein MDICRRRRPEYVPNSISDPSYLRILDTTLRDGEQSPGAALSSKQKLEIARELAKLKVDTIEAGFPVASKAEFEAVKSIAKEVGNSVDEDGYVPVIGGVGRCNEEDIRLVWEAVKYAKRPRICTFIATSQIHMEHKLRMNKEEVVEIAISSVKFARSLGCHDVQFAAEDSCRSERDFLYHIFGEVIKAGATTVTICDTVGIMFPSEVAELVADVKANTPGIQNVILSLHCHNDLGLATANALAGAYAGARQVDVTINGIGERAGNSSLEEVVMALKCRGNSVLEGVYTCINSTNITKTSKMVEEYTGMHVQPHKAIVGANAFAHESGIHQDAMLKHKGTYQIIYPEDIGLERSNDSGILLGKLSGRHALKVRLHELGYVLNDEQLGIIFWHFKAAAEKNKSITDDDDLIALVSE; this is encoded by the exons atggaTATTTGCAGGCGACGGCGGCCGGAGTATGTACCTAACAGTATTTCCGATCCATCCTATCTCCGTATTTTGGATACTACACTCCGAGATGGAGAGCAGTCGCCGGGAGCCGCTCTGAGCTCCAAGCAAAAGCTTGAAATAGCAAGAGAGCTGGCGAAGCTAAAGGTGGATACGATAGAGGCAGGTTTTCCGGTGGCTTCAAAGGCGGAATTTGAGGCGGTGAAAAGCATAGCAAAGGAAGTCGGAAACAGTGTGGATGAAGATGGATATGTTCCGGTGATCGGAGGAGTAGGTAGGTGTAATGAGGAAGATATAAGACTTGTTTGGGAGGCTGTGAAATATGCTAAGAGGCCTAGGATTTGTACTTTTATTGCTACTAGTCAAATTCATATGGAGCATAAGTTGAGAATGAACAAAGAGGAAGTGGTGGAGATTGCTATAAGTAGTGTCAAATTTGCCCGGAGTTTGGGTTGTCATGATGTGCAGTTCGCCGCAGAGGATTCTTGCAG ATCTGAGAGAGATTTCTTGTATCATATATTTGGTGAAGTTATAAAGGCAGGTGCAACGACAGTGACCATATGTGATACAGTTGGTATAATGTTTCCAAGTGAAGTTGCAgagttggttgctgatgtaaaGGCCAATACACCTGGAATTCAAAATGTTATTCTTTCTCTACACTGCCACAATGATCTTGGACTTGCCACTGCCAACGCTTTAGCT GGTGCATATGCTGGAGCAAGACAAGTAGATGTAACAATCAATGGAATTGGTGAAAGAGCTGGAAATTCTTCACTTGAGGAG GTTGTGATGGCCCTAAAGTGTAGAGGGAACAGTGTTTTAGAAGGTGTTTATACATGCATCAATTCTACAAATATAACTAAGACAAGCAAGATG GTAGAAGAATACACCGGAATGCATGTGCAACCACATAAGGCTATTGTTGGAGCTAACGCTTTTGCTCATGAAAGTGGCATACATcag GATGCAATGCTAAAGCACAAAGGTACATATCAGATTATCTATCCGGAAGATATCGGGTTAGAGCGCTCCAATGATAGTGGAATACTCCTTGGTAAACTTAG TGGTCGTCATGCTCTAAAGGTTCGGCTCCATGag CTTGGATACGTGTTAAATGATGAGCAACTTGGAATTATCTTTTGGCATTTCAAGGCAGCAGCTGAAAAAAATAAA AGTATTACTGATGATGATGACCTAATAGCTTTGGTATCAGAATAA
- the LOC136235994 gene encoding glutamate--glyoxylate aminotransferase 1-like has product MDPKPLDYESLNENVKKVQYAVRGEFYLRASELQKEGKKIIFTNVGNPHALGQKPLTFPRQVIALCQAPFLLDDPNVGLMFPADAIAKAKHYLSLTSGGLDILTMEDDDIIKRESSQPIETNSKKRKRA; this is encoded by the exons ATGGATCCTAAACCATTAGACTATGAATCGTTGAATGAAAATGTGAAGAAGGTTCAGTATGCTGTTAGAGGAGAGTTCTATCTTCGAGCTTCTGAGCTTCAGAAGGAAGGGAAAAAG ATTATCTTTACAAATGTTGGCAATCCTCATGCTCTAGGACAGAAGCCACTCACTTTTCCCCGTCAG GTGATTGCTCTCTGCCAAGCTCCATTTCTGCTTGATGATCCTAATGTAGGACTGATGTTTCCTGCAGATGCAATTGCAAAAGCTAAACATTATCTTTCATTGACTTCTGGTGGTCTAG ACATATTAACTATGGAGGACGATGATATCATTAAGCGGGAGAGCTCACAACCTATTGAGACAAATTCAAAAAAGAGGAAGAGAGCATGA
- the LOC136235837 gene encoding beta carbonic anhydrase 5, chloroplastic-like isoform X1, with translation MVITCVDSRVCPCNILGFEPGQAFMVRNVAKLVPSFEKGPTETNVAIEFAVNTLQVENIFVIGHSNCAGIQALMSMKNNSSRWAFNRFPWIHRRSFEAALECPSGTNAFGYIEVYDNRLLLIGTNRLQSTDIGFDS, from the exons ATGGTGATTACTTGTGTAGACTCGAGGGTTTGCCCTTGTAACATTCTTGGATTTGAACCTGGACAAGCTTTTATGGTCCGAAATGTCGCAAAGCTTGTTCCATCATTTGAG AAGGGACCAACAGAAACAAATGTAGCCATTGAGTTTGCTGTAAATACTCTTCAA GTTGAAAATATATTTGTGATTGGCCATAGTAACTGTGCAGGGATTCAAGCTCTTATGAGTATGAAAAACAACTCCTCCAG GTGGGCATTCAATCGATTCCCATGGATCCATCGTAGGTCTTTTGAAGCAGCATTGGAGTGTCCTTCTGGTACAAATGCATTTGGGTACATTGAGGTTTATGACAACAGGTTATTGCTAATCGGTACTAATAGACTGCAGAGTACAGATATAGGTTTTGATTCTTAA
- the LOC136235837 gene encoding beta carbonic anhydrase 5, chloroplastic-like isoform X3, translated as MVITCVDSRVCPCNILGFEPGQAFMVRNVAKLVPSFEVENIFVIGHSNCAGIQALMSMKNNSSRWAFNRFPWIHRRSFEAALECPSGTNAFGYIEVYDNRLLLIGTNRLQSTDIGFDS; from the exons ATGGTGATTACTTGTGTAGACTCGAGGGTTTGCCCTTGTAACATTCTTGGATTTGAACCTGGACAAGCTTTTATGGTCCGAAATGTCGCAAAGCTTGTTCCATCATTTGAG GTTGAAAATATATTTGTGATTGGCCATAGTAACTGTGCAGGGATTCAAGCTCTTATGAGTATGAAAAACAACTCCTCCAG GTGGGCATTCAATCGATTCCCATGGATCCATCGTAGGTCTTTTGAAGCAGCATTGGAGTGTCCTTCTGGTACAAATGCATTTGGGTACATTGAGGTTTATGACAACAGGTTATTGCTAATCGGTACTAATAGACTGCAGAGTACAGATATAGGTTTTGATTCTTAA
- the LOC136235837 gene encoding beta carbonic anhydrase 5, chloroplastic-like isoform X4, with translation MVRNVAKLVPSFEKGPTETNVAIEFAVNTLQVENIFVIGHSNCAGIQALMSMKNNSSRWAFNRFPWIHRRSFEAALECPSGTNAFGYIEVYDNRLLLIGTNRLQSTDIGFDS, from the exons ATGGTCCGAAATGTCGCAAAGCTTGTTCCATCATTTGAG AAGGGACCAACAGAAACAAATGTAGCCATTGAGTTTGCTGTAAATACTCTTCAA GTTGAAAATATATTTGTGATTGGCCATAGTAACTGTGCAGGGATTCAAGCTCTTATGAGTATGAAAAACAACTCCTCCAG GTGGGCATTCAATCGATTCCCATGGATCCATCGTAGGTCTTTTGAAGCAGCATTGGAGTGTCCTTCTGGTACAAATGCATTTGGGTACATTGAGGTTTATGACAACAGGTTATTGCTAATCGGTACTAATAGACTGCAGAGTACAGATATAGGTTTTGATTCTTAA
- the LOC136235837 gene encoding uncharacterized protein isoform X2, whose protein sequence is MSQSLFHHLRYVFILNCIFLCLCLILLFSFSQKGPTETNVAIEFAVNTLQVENIFVIGHSNCAGIQALMSMKNNSSRWAFNRFPWIHRRSFEAALECPSGTNAFGYIEVYDNRLLLIGTNRLQSTDIGFDS, encoded by the exons ATGTCGCAAAGCTTGTTCCATCATTTGAGGTATGTATTTATCTTGAATTGTATTTTCCTATGCCTATGccttattttacttttttcctTTTCACAGAAGGGACCAACAGAAACAAATGTAGCCATTGAGTTTGCTGTAAATACTCTTCAA GTTGAAAATATATTTGTGATTGGCCATAGTAACTGTGCAGGGATTCAAGCTCTTATGAGTATGAAAAACAACTCCTCCAG GTGGGCATTCAATCGATTCCCATGGATCCATCGTAGGTCTTTTGAAGCAGCATTGGAGTGTCCTTCTGGTACAAATGCATTTGGGTACATTGAGGTTTATGACAACAGGTTATTGCTAATCGGTACTAATAGACTGCAGAGTACAGATATAGGTTTTGATTCTTAA